A single genomic interval of Lucilia cuprina isolate Lc7/37 chromosome 2, ASM2204524v1, whole genome shotgun sequence harbors:
- the LOC111685398 gene encoding nuclear pore complex protein Nup214 isoform X2, with the protein MAQNAPPSQDVQDIQFKLHDKFTIFPESKEVKSLVSLLAVSSAKGLLFAGNPHSKELKVFKLRDIVDGKTSGQELKARVVNLPGEPKVLACSCDGSMLAVNYVLNNTGFLQIYQVDSFLTATPTSLYNLPVAPESNVFALQMLWNPVIPNNIALILTDGSVAMFTLNNGQYDKVTLGKEHQVKAGCWSPKGKQIVFGFAEGKLQQFKPNLQPARAIPCPPGIHPGPFDCIAVHWLSTFQFAAIFLQRGQEMCPSLFIVNAPKAGQPSYINYYDICYSAPGPRIQQLSFNHIAQWNLLLVTSANGVEVGVLGTKDAGDNPNWIQYTLLDEARIEMPLTESKDETYPLGFAFDTASSHQVLVGEKKLPVMPMIHVLSTHGHLVSYNFLNLAPNAVDVCSPPPPLNDVSGQFVPLKQTIAAAAASAPANQTKPQFGENKPPTSGQGFGDMTFSTGSNMVTSTPAIDKPVPLFGTQPAAAKPTAGFGFSTNTPAASSVTTAPANNKPSTGFGFGSATTTTTSAAQPFSQPFGGAMTTGTPFGGFSGTGFTAKPNEAPKQQPTQTQTSQAANVNKNPEANKPLYTVPATFTPPSVQQTQNNNKMEQKTIQPQTAANKMNLNNGEIDEVVKQMIVIQIEAFEMELKHIGQQSKQLMENIGSPDEIKSYSKQLNDLQEILEQANDHEFEQDVQSLRHSMNESYAMLAECRTKLDLYNNPNLNRLSTVSSTDPTSRRQLAKLQSYVASNQNQLSQLNQLIDAQWSQYQDVVRRNSKNQMHIPCLDGIYQRMSKLKDLLARQRTKMNYIKTKLKQKGLNYKPPSEVDVTSVAVGALTKNQSTMESLADSILSMSLSQVVSQTQAKLSEDKLNAIRDFTRRQQQIAIIKPKRPDRIGLKSEVILETKLETERKQKEMAKKQQQQQQMQQQQYVQQQQIQQQQYVQQQQQQQQQYAAYKQQTNMQKVVSSKPQEQQQNYQTQLQQQLLKPQATISTSQQQQPTLLAKPTASKPNIVSSQPPTFITPTSSTAATLSFGGNSSFVKTSISTSAPKTDETNKPLATSTAFTGFGMTTSQSSLSFNPAKPLHNTAAANESKENQQPTNTPISFSAKVIGGNDAKPFANLGNKTTTQTNALQQPPAQGFAASTSSGFSAFANTKATTQTSNQTKDNTKKPEEAPKQFGFVTASSTATTSTSSATSTAPSTAFGGFGGSTKPATTAAPFSTPLFGSTSSTTTSTPFATLSSSSSFSFNANVSTTAATTASTKSVTTTTTTSAMPAATAVTAKPADIKTTQTAAASTASSVTVTSAATSFSFISPAAGNTTTVTSTKSTAAPNVTITSTGLPEPKPAATATTTSTSAPTPTATADPTDSLFGSLNICKPTAKEAAGDSSKPANIFSVFAAATSTASSGAFSFVSASGAGDGAKSFLGTTSTTGTTASTGFSFVSAASTTPATTANIFGTSATAGTTAAATDTTTTTSTTATAVTSTAAASTNATTTSSFTFATAPAPATASTAGSLFGSLSLSSAATTAGTATTTSAPAAGNIFGGGSSVFGQTSTAGTTSTTTSIFGGGAAAASSAPSLFGSTAPATTTAATPGTGSIFGAAAAATAPAGGSVFGGIPKPDQSVFGTGLFGATAATTKSPAATGGSIFGGGSSTGFGGSTAAGSIFGGCASNAASPFGSTASANTAGSIFGAAAAATKPAEGGSIFGSPTQQTASSGGSLFGKSTFGAPAAPQTAGGIFGGAAAQSPTSGGFGASGGSIFGGSTTANTSASGGSIFGAAAATTAPAFGASPGFGSFSQPSSAPAFGSPSAGGFGAAATTGFGSPQQQGAFAKPVFGGPASFGSPQPAFGAQPTFGGAPTFGSPKGFGSFAATSPTATGFGAAAQASAAPKGNIFETLGSQDSGLSFGNLAHSTQAQQQKPAFGGSSFMNYRS; encoded by the exons atGGCCCAAAATGCACCACCTTCACAAGATGTACag GATATACAATTCAAATTACACGATAAATTCACAATATTTCCCGAGTCAAAAGAAGTGAAAAGTTTGGTTAGTTTATTGGCTGTTTCCTCTGCCAAAGGTCTACTGTTTGCCGGTAATCCACATAGCAAGGAGTTGAAAG tttttaaattaagagaTATAGTTGATGGCAAAACTTCTGGACAGGAATTAAAAGCTCGTGTAGTAAATTTACCGGGTGAACCTAAGGTTTTAGCTTGCAGTTGTGATGGTTCTATGCTGGCggttaattatgttttaaacaatACCGGTTTCTTACAAATCTATCAAGTGGATAGTTTTTTAACTGCGACCCCAACTTCTTTGTATAATCTACCCGTTGCTCCCGAAAGCAATGTTTTCGCTTTACAAATGCTTTGGAACCCGGTAATACCCAATAATATTGCTTTGATTTTAACCGATGGTTCGGTGGCCATGTTTACTTTGAATAATGGTCAATATGATAAAGTTACTTTGGGTAAAGAGCATCAAGTTAAAGCTGGCTGTTGGTCTCCTAAAggtaaacaaattgtttttggttttgcCGAGGGTAAACTGCAACAATTCAAACCCAATTTACAGCCAGCTAGAGCCATCCCTTGTCCTCCCGGTATACATCCGGGACCATTTGATTGTATAGCGGTGCACTGGTTGTCAACATTTCAATTTGCCGCTATTTTCCTGCAACGAGGCCAGGAAATGTGTCCCTCATTGTTCATAGTTAATGCTCCTAAGGCTGGTCAGCCGTCCTATATCAATTACTATGATATTTGCTATAGTGCTCCTGGACCACGCATACAGCAATTGTCTTTTAACCACATAGCCCAATGGAATCTGTTATTGGTTACTTCAGCCAATGGTGTTGAGGTGGGTGTATTGGGCACTAAAGATGCGGGCGATAATCCCAATTGGATACAGTATACTTTACTGGATGAGGCTCGCATAGAAATGCCTTTGACCGAGTCAAAAGATGAAACTTATCCCTTAGGTTTTGCCTTTGATACCGCCTCTTCTCATCAAGTGCTTGTAGGAGAAAAGAAACTACCCGTAATGCCCATGATTCATGTCTTATCGACTCATGGTCATTTGGTTTcctataattttttgaatttggcACCTAATGCTGTAGATGTTTGTTCACCACCTCCCCCGTTAAATGATGTATCGGGACAGTTTGTACCTTTAAAGCAAACTATTGCTGCTGCAGCTGCTTCTGCTCCTGCAAATCAAACTAAGCCTCAGTTTGGAGAAAATAAACCACCAACATCTGGTCAAGGTTTTGGTGATATGACCTTTTCTACTGGTTCCAATATGGTCACCTCAACACCGGCTATA GACAAACCAGTACCTTTATTTGGTACACAACCAGCAGCGGCTAAACCAACAGCAGGTTTTGGCTTCAGTACAAATACTCCAGCAGCTTCATCTGTAACCACAGCACCTGCAAACAATAAACCCTCAACAGGATTTGGTTTTGGATcggcaacaactacaacaacatccGCAGCACAACCATTTTCTCAACCCTTTGGTGGTGCCATGACAACAGGAACACCTTTTGGTGGATTTTCAGGAACAGGTTTTACTGCCAAACCTAATGAAGCTCCCAAACAGCAGCCTACACAAACTCAAACTTCGCAAGCAgcgaatgtaaataaaaatccaGAAGCCAACAAACCCTTGTACACAGTACCGGCCACATTTACACCACCTAGTGTACAGCAgacacaaaataacaacaaaatggaACAGAAGACAATACAGCCCCAAACAGCTGCTAACAAAATGAATTTGAATAATGGAGAAATTGATGAAGTGGTAAAACAAATGATAGTCATACAAATAGAAGCCTTTGAAATGGAACTAAAACATATAGGACAACAATCCAAACAATTAATGGAAAAT ATTGGTTCCCCTGATGAAATCAAATCGTATAGCAAACAATTAAATGATCTACAAGAAATTCTTGAACAGGCCAATGATCATGAATTTGAACAGGATGTACAAAGTTTAAGACATTCCATGAATGAATCCTATGCCATGTTAGCTGAATGTCGCACCAAATTGGATTTATACAATAATCCCAA CTTGAACCGTTTATCTACTGTTTCCTCTACGGATCCCACTAGTCGTCGTCAACTGGCTAAACTACAGTCCTATGTCGCTTCAAATCAAAATCAATTGTCTCAATTGAATCAGTTAATTGATGCACAATGGTCTCAATATCAAGATGTTGTAAGAAGAAATTCCAAGAATCAAATGCATATTCCTTGTTTGGATGGTATTTATCAGCGAATGTCAAAGTTGAAAGATCTATTGGCAAGACAAAGGACAAAAAtgaattatattaaaactaaattaaagcaAAAGGGCTTAAACTATAAGCCGCCCAGTGAGGTGGATGTTACTTCGGTGGCTGTGGGTGCTTTGACGAAAAATCAAAG CACCATGGAATCTTTAGCCGATTCCATTCTATCCATGAGCTTATCACAGGTGGTTTCTCAAACTCAAGCTAAATTGTCGGAAGACAAATTAAATGCCATACGAGATTTCACCAGAAGGCAACAACAAATTGCCATAATCAAACCCAAACGACCAGATCGCATAGGACTGAAATCAGAAGTTATTTTAGAAACTAAATTGGAAACTGAGCGCAAACAAAAGGAAATGGCTaaaaagcagcagcaacaacaacaaatgcaacagcagcaatatgtgcaacaacaacaaattcaacAGCAGCAATAtgtgcaacaacaacagcagcagcaacaacagtatGCAGcttataaacaacaaacaaacatgcAAAAAGTTGTGTCATCCAAACctcaagaacaacaacaaaactatcaAACACAACTACAGCAGCAATTATTAAAACCACAAGCAACTATATCAacatcacaacaacaacaaccaacacTTTTAGCCAAACCAACAGCCTCTAAACCAAACATAGTATCCTCACAACCACCCACATTCATAACGCCCACATCATCAACAGCTGCTACTTTATCTTTTGGTGGCAATAGTTCATTTGTTAAAACATCCATCTCAACATCTGCACCAAAAACTGATGAAACCAACAAACCTTTAGCCACCTCTACAGCTTTTACCGGTTTTGGCATGACCACCTCACAGTCATCTTTGAGCTTTAATCCAGCTAAACCTCTACACAATACTGCTGCGGCCAATGAAAGTAAAGAAAATCAACAACCTACTAATACGCCAATATCATTTTCCGCCAAAGTAATTGGTGGTAATGATGCTAAACCATTTGCAAATTTAGGCAATAAAACGACAACGCAAACTAATGCATTGCAACAACCGCCAGCACAAGGTTTTGCAGCTTCTACTTCTAGTGGGTTTTCAGCATTTGCCAATACAAAAGCCACAACACAAACAAGTAATCAAACAAAAGATAATACTAAAAAGCCAGAAGAAGCTCCTAAACAATTTGGCTTTGTAACAGCTtcttcaacagcaacaacatccaCTTCTTCTGCAACATCAACAGCACCGTCTACTGCTTTTGGTGGTTTTGGAGGCTCTACTAAACCAGCTACCACTGCAGCGCCATTTTCTACACCACTTTTTGGTTCGACTAGCTCAACTACCACTTCTACACCTTTTGCGACTTTATCTTCATCCtcttcattttcttttaatgcCAATGTTTCTACAACAGCAGCAACGACAGCTTCAACAAAATCGGTAACCACTACCACCACAACTTCTGCTATGCCCGCAGCAACTGCTGTTACAGCAAAACCTGCGGATATAAAAACTACTCAAACTGCTGCTGCTTCTACAGCTTCCAGTGTTACAGTAACAAGTGCCGCCACCAG TTTTAGCTTTATAAGCCCAGCAGCTGGCAACACCACCACAGTGACTTCTACCAAATCTACGGCAGCGCCGAACGTTACCATAACATCAACAGGCTTACCGGAACCTAAACCTGCTGCTACGGCTACAACAACTTCAACTAGTGCACCAACTCCTACAGCAACAGCTGATCCTACAGATTCTCTATTTGGTTCGCTTAATATTTGCAAACCAACAGCTAAAGAAGCTGCAGGAGATTCTAGCAAACCAGCTAATATATTCTCCGTATTTGCCGCCGCTACGTCGACTGCATCAAGCGGAGCGTTTTCTTTTGTTTCGGCCAGTGGTGCTGGAGATGGTGCGAAATCATTTTTGGGTACGACAAGTACAACCGGAACAACTGCCAGTACAGGATTTTCATTTGTCTCAGCTGCCAGTACTACACCGGCAACAACAGCGAATATTTTTGGAACATCAGCCACTGCAGGAACAACAGCGGCAGCTACCGACACAACAACCACCACATCAACAACAGCTACAGCTGTAACAAGCACAGCTGCTGCTTCCACTAACGCTACAACAACATCTTCATTTACATTTGCTACAGCACCGGCTCCGGCCACAGCTTCTACTGCTGGTTCATTGTTTGGCTCGCTTTCTCTGTCCTCTGCCGCCACAACTGCAGGTACTGCTACGACCACTTCGGCTCCAGCAGCTGGTAATATATTCGGTGGAGGATCTTCGGTGTTTGGACAAACAAGCACAGCTGGCACTACAAGTACCACAACATCGATATTTGGAGGCGGTGCAGCAGCAGCTTCTTCAGCACCTTCTTTGTTTGGTTCTACAGCTCCTGCCACAACAACCGCCGCTACACCTGGAACAGGTTCCATTTTTGGAGCCGCTGCAGCTGCTACAGCACCAGCGGGTGGTAGCGTCTTTGGAGGCATACCTAAACCAGATCAATCCGTTTTTGGAACTGGTTTATTTGGAGCAACTGCTGCAACAACTAAATCTCCAGCAGCCACAGGAGGCAGTATCTTTGGTGGTGGTTCATCAACAGGATTTGGTGGTTCAACAGCTGCTGGCTCCATTTTTGGTGGTTGTGCTAGTAATGCAGCCAGTCCTTTTGGCTCTACAGCATCAGCAAATACAGCTGGTTCTATATTTGGAGCGGCGGCGGCAGCAACTAAACCTGCCGAAGGTGGTAGTATCTTCGGTTCACCCACACAACAAACGGCCTCTAGTGGTGGTTCACTATttggaaaaagtacttttggaGCACCAGCTGCTCCACAAACAGCTGGAGGTATTTTTGGAGGTGCCGCTGCCCAATCGCCCACTTCGGGAGGTTTTGGCGCTTCAGGAGGTTCCATATTTGGAGGTTCTACTACCGCTAATACTTCAGCATCAGGAGGTTCAATCTTTGGAGCAGCAGCCGCTACAACGGCACCAGCTTTTGGTGCATCACCTGGATTCGGCTCCTTCTCACAGCCATCTTCGGCTCCTGCTTTTGGTTCACCCTCGGCTGGTGGTTTTGGTGCTGCAGCAACCACAGGATTCGGTTCGCCTCAACAGCAAGGTGCTTTTGCCAAACCAGTTTTCGGTGGTCCTGCTTCATTTGGTAGTCCTCAACCAGCTTTTGGTGCCCAACCCACATTCGGAGGAGCTCCAACATTTGGCAGTCCCAAAGGTTTCGGTTCATTTGCAGCAACATCTCCAACAGCCACCGGTTTCGGTGCAGCCGCTCAAGCTTCAGCAGCTCCTAAGGGTAATATTTTCGAAACATTAGGCTCTCAAGACTCGGGTTTGTCATTTGGAAATTTGGCTCATTCTACACAGGCTCAGCAACAGAAACCCGCTTTTGGAGG TTCTTCTTTCATGAACTATCGTtcttaa